Proteins encoded in a region of the Nicotiana tomentosiformis chromosome 9, ASM39032v3, whole genome shotgun sequence genome:
- the LOC138898756 gene encoding uncharacterized protein, with protein sequence MTRKFLDKYFSSAKTDKFRREIHNFCQNETEIVFEAWERFKEIVRKCQHNRIELWMQLQDFWDGLTPATRSTLSNAVGGLLMKKTSEKIVTILYELSEDANQWPSEIAERRRSTGVHQVDANTFVQPRPQFQPQHSTPHGLEDLMKSFIVKTNERLDAHGSTIKELGTGTLLADTERNPKETVNDVTLRSGQVLKDPAPVQQESVPEKEVEEQLKIEVDKKKKGKKGVEKKNEETSRREESNEREHMLALPFPQKLYSEKLDKRFEKFLGILRHVNVNLPFTEVLSQMPAYAKLLKEFLTKKRKI encoded by the exons ATGACTAgaaaatttcttgacaaatatttctcatcagctaagacagacaagtttagaagagaaatccataacttctgccagaacgaGACTGAAATTgtgtttgaagcatgggagaggtttaaggagatagtgcgaaagtgtcaacataacAGAATTGagctctggatgcaactccaggatttttgggatggattgacacccgCCACTCGCAgcacattgagcaatgcagttggaggcctATTGATGAAAAAGACTTCAGAgaagatagtcacaattctatatgagttatctgaagatgcaaatcagtggccctctgaaattgctgaaagaagaagatcaactggtgttcaccaagttgacgcTAACACATTTGTGCAG CCGAGGCCACAGTTCCAGCCTCAACATTCCACTCCGCATgggctagaagatctaatgaagtccttcattgtcaagacaaatgagagattagatgctcatggttcaactatcaaagaacttggcactg GTACTTTACTAGCTGAcactgagagaaatcccaaagaaacggtGAATGAtgtaaccttgagaagtgggcaagtgttaaAAGATCCCGCCCCTGTCCAACAAGAGAGTGTACCTGAAAAAGAAGTTGAGGAGCAGCTGaaaattgaagttgataagaagaagaaaggaaagaaaGGAGTTGAGAAAAAGAAtgaggaaacttcaagaagggaggaatctaaTGAGAGAGAGCATATGCTTGCTCTACCCTTTCCCCAAAAGTTATATAGTGAAAAGTTGGACAAGAGGTTTGAGAAATTTTTAGGGATTCTGAGGCATGTTAATGTAAACTTGCcgttcacagaagtgctctcacaaatgccagcttatgccaaattaTTGAAGGAGTTCCTTACTAAAAAGAGGAAGATataa